The Neobacillus sp. OS1-2 genome includes a window with the following:
- a CDS encoding Gfo/Idh/MocA family oxidoreductase, with protein sequence MLKIGVIGLGDIAQKAYLPVYSKIKDVEFHFYTRNQEKLRSIGSQYRFDHLHSSLESLIESGIKGAFIHSSTSTHEEIAHQLLQHNIHVFVDKPITDQYEGTKRLVDLAEEKGLTLMTGFNRRYAPTYMKLKEVKDANMVIIQKNRKGQPGEPRTFIYDDFIHVVDTMRYLFPHPIENLIVNGRMEGDKLYHVVVQFISGGATAIGIMNRDNGTNEEMAEVMGPLEKRTVSNVSKLVISKDMEAIEVRSSDWEPTLFRRGFEQMITDFIGAVGTNNKPRFSSFDALETHEICEKIISKLTRVVEV encoded by the coding sequence TTGTTGAAAATTGGTGTAATCGGACTAGGTGATATTGCGCAAAAGGCGTATCTGCCTGTCTATAGTAAAATAAAAGATGTGGAATTTCATTTTTACACAAGAAATCAAGAGAAGCTGCGCTCTATTGGCAGCCAATACCGTTTTGATCATCTCCACAGTAGTCTCGAATCTTTGATTGAAAGCGGCATTAAGGGTGCATTTATTCATTCCTCAACTTCTACTCATGAGGAAATTGCCCATCAATTGTTACAACACAACATCCATGTGTTTGTGGATAAACCCATTACGGATCAGTACGAAGGGACAAAAAGACTTGTTGACCTGGCCGAGGAGAAGGGTCTTACTCTCATGACAGGTTTTAATAGAAGATATGCACCAACGTACATGAAACTGAAGGAAGTTAAAGACGCCAATATGGTGATTATCCAAAAGAATCGCAAAGGTCAGCCAGGGGAGCCGAGGACGTTTATTTATGACGACTTCATTCATGTGGTCGACACGATGAGGTATTTATTTCCGCATCCAATTGAGAATCTGATTGTAAATGGAAGAATGGAGGGCGATAAACTGTACCATGTTGTCGTTCAATTTATTTCAGGCGGGGCAACGGCCATCGGGATTATGAATAGAGATAATGGAACAAATGAGGAAATGGCTGAGGTCATGGGGCCATTAGAAAAAAGGACTGTTTCCAATGTATCGAAACTAGTCATTTCAAAAGACATGGAAGCGATTGAAGTTCGCAGCAGCGACTGGGAACCAACGCTTTTCAGACGAGGGTTTGAACAAATGATCACTGATTTCATTGGAGCCGTTGGAACAAACAATAAGCCTAGGTTTTCATCATTTGATGCCTTGGAAACGCATGAAATCTGTGAAAAGATTATCTCAAAGTTAACCAGGGTTGTGGAAGTCTAA
- a CDS encoding PTS glucose transporter subunit IIA: protein MRFNFFKKEAVDFYTPVNGKILSLEEVPDPVFSQKMMGDGMAVLPTNGDILSPAKGTVILVAATKHAIGIHAEDGSEILIHVGLETVELDGKGFNVAVKEGDKVSAGQLLIEVDWEYISTNAKSTITPIVITNSQDGKKQYVFTEEKEGTAGKTVLFTASAK from the coding sequence ATGCGATTTAATTTTTTCAAAAAAGAAGCTGTTGATTTCTATACACCGGTGAACGGAAAGATTCTTTCTCTTGAGGAGGTTCCAGATCCTGTTTTCAGTCAAAAAATGATGGGTGATGGGATGGCAGTGTTGCCAACTAATGGAGATATTCTTTCTCCGGCAAAGGGAACCGTTATTCTAGTGGCGGCAACCAAGCATGCAATTGGTATTCATGCTGAGGATGGATCGGAAATTCTTATTCATGTTGGGCTAGAAACTGTAGAACTTGATGGAAAGGGCTTCAACGTTGCCGTTAAAGAAGGAGACAAAGTTTCCGCAGGACAACTCCTAATAGAAGTGGATTGGGAATATATTAGTACAAACGCTAAAAGTACAATCACACCGATTGTGATAACCAATAGTCAAGATGGTAAGAAGCAGTACGTTTTCACTGAGGAAAAGGAAGGCACTGCTGGTAAGACAGTTCTCTTTACAGCATCTGCAAAGTAA
- the nagE gene encoding N-acetylglucosamine-specific PTS transporter subunit IIBC — translation MKKYFQKLGSSLMLPVAILPAAALLLGIGYWIDPTGWGADSPLAAFLIKAGGSIIDNIPILFAVGVALGMAKEKDGSAALSGLVAYLVVTTLLSTGSVALLEGIDAAKVDPAFAKIGNAFIGILSGIVASMMYNRFSHVKLPDAFAFFSGKRLVPIMTAVAMLVVSGVLFFVWPVIYTALVSFGKTIIDLGAVGAGLYGFFNRLLIPTGLHHALNSVFWFDVAGINDIGNFLSGKGEKGITGMYQAGFFPVMMFGLPAAALAMVHTAKTKKRKQIASLMLAAGFASFLTGVTEPIEFAFMFLAPMLYLVHAVLTGLSLAIAAAFHWTAGFAFSGGFIDFFLSLRNPMANQPYWLIVQGLVFAVIYYFLFRFIITKFDLKTPGREDDDEDDAEGVSVAKGESKFAAMAAQIYEGLGGDANVVAVDNCVTRLRMEVKDMNAVDQKKIKATGVPGINIVGPQSIQVIVGTNVQFVADEIVKIRKKK, via the coding sequence ATGAAGAAGTATTTTCAAAAACTTGGTAGCTCGTTAATGTTACCGGTTGCCATATTACCTGCTGCCGCTCTCTTATTGGGTATTGGGTATTGGATTGATCCAACAGGCTGGGGCGCCGATAGTCCGTTAGCTGCCTTCTTAATCAAAGCTGGGGGCTCGATAATCGACAATATTCCGATTCTTTTTGCGGTTGGTGTGGCACTGGGAATGGCCAAAGAAAAGGATGGTTCAGCCGCACTCAGTGGTTTGGTTGCCTATCTAGTCGTAACAACCTTGCTTTCAACTGGGTCGGTTGCATTGCTGGAGGGAATTGATGCAGCAAAGGTTGACCCAGCGTTTGCAAAAATCGGAAATGCCTTCATCGGTATTCTTTCAGGTATTGTTGCTTCCATGATGTACAATCGCTTCAGTCATGTAAAACTGCCAGACGCATTTGCCTTCTTTAGCGGGAAACGCTTGGTACCAATTATGACAGCGGTTGCAATGTTAGTGGTGTCTGGCGTATTATTCTTTGTTTGGCCAGTCATCTATACCGCTTTAGTTTCATTTGGTAAAACCATTATTGATTTAGGTGCTGTGGGTGCAGGGCTTTATGGCTTCTTCAACCGACTGTTAATTCCAACTGGATTACACCATGCGTTAAACTCCGTATTCTGGTTTGACGTTGCCGGAATCAATGATATTGGGAACTTCTTATCAGGTAAAGGTGAAAAAGGTATTACAGGTATGTATCAAGCGGGCTTCTTCCCAGTTATGATGTTTGGGTTACCTGCAGCAGCATTAGCAATGGTTCATACCGCAAAAACAAAAAAGAGAAAACAAATCGCATCGTTAATGTTGGCAGCAGGCTTTGCTTCCTTCTTGACAGGGGTTACTGAACCAATCGAGTTTGCGTTCATGTTCTTAGCTCCAATGCTTTATCTTGTACATGCCGTTTTAACGGGTCTATCATTGGCGATTGCAGCGGCATTCCATTGGACTGCAGGATTTGCCTTTAGTGGTGGATTTATCGACTTTTTCTTAAGTTTACGAAATCCAATGGCAAATCAACCATATTGGCTAATTGTCCAAGGTTTAGTGTTTGCGGTGATTTACTACTTCTTATTCCGCTTTATCATTACCAAATTCGACTTAAAGACACCTGGTCGTGAAGATGATGATGAAGATGATGCTGAAGGAGTTTCAGTAGCAAAAGGCGAAAGCAAATTTGCTGCGATGGCAGCGCAAATTTATGAAGGCTTAGGCGGCGACGCAAACGTTGTGGCAGTTGATAATTGTGTAACACGTCTAAGAATGGAAGTAAAAGACATGAATGCAGTTGACCAAAAGAAGATTAAAGCGACAGGTGTACCAGGAATCAATATCGTTGGTCCACAAAGCATTCAAGTTATTGTCGGAACGAATGTCCAATTTGTTGCCGATGAAATTGTTAAAATCCGTAAGAAAAAATAG
- a CDS encoding PRD domain-containing protein codes for MKIKKILNNNAVVVTDHNEEKIAIGAGIAFQKKKNDIVNPSKIEKLFVMKENEKFQQLLLQIPEEHFALSEEIITYAEEALGGKLNDHIHIALTDHLSFAIERVRDGINLKNKLYHEIKILYKKEFDIGMWALRHIEKKTGIKMPPDEAAFIALHLHTANLKGGDMKQTLRQTAIIGDMVQTIRDYLHIDIDEDDLSYQRLMTHLRFAISRISNREPNTIDDEMLKMIITKFPLAYSCAKDVANDLAQNHAINLPEHELGYLTLHIERLRKR; via the coding sequence TTGAAAATAAAAAAGATATTAAATAACAATGCAGTTGTTGTTACAGATCATAATGAAGAAAAGATTGCCATTGGGGCAGGAATCGCCTTTCAGAAAAAGAAAAATGATATTGTTAACCCTAGTAAAATAGAGAAACTTTTTGTCATGAAGGAAAATGAGAAATTCCAGCAGCTACTCCTCCAAATACCTGAAGAGCATTTTGCCCTTTCAGAGGAAATTATCACCTACGCGGAAGAAGCCCTCGGGGGTAAATTAAACGATCATATTCACATTGCCCTCACAGACCACTTATCCTTTGCCATTGAACGTGTCCGTGATGGAATTAATCTTAAAAATAAGCTGTATCATGAAATAAAAATTCTTTACAAAAAAGAATTTGATATCGGCATGTGGGCACTTAGACATATTGAGAAGAAGACTGGCATCAAAATGCCTCCCGACGAAGCGGCCTTTATCGCCCTGCATCTTCACACCGCGAACCTTAAGGGCGGGGACATGAAGCAAACACTCCGACAAACAGCTATTATTGGTGATATGGTGCAAACGATTAGGGATTACTTACATATTGACATTGATGAGGACGATCTTTCTTATCAGCGCTTAATGACGCATCTTCGTTTTGCAATCTCAAGGATTAGCAATAGGGAACCCAATACCATCGATGATGAAATGCTGAAAATGATTATAACTAAATTCCCGTTGGCCTACAGTTGCGCCAAAGATGTCGCCAACGACCTTGCCCAAAATCATGCAATAAACCTGCCTGAACATGAACTTGGATATCTAACACTTCACATCGAAAGATTAAGAAAAAGGTAA
- a CDS encoding methyltransferase, translated as MKEHYYDKLLNIKTKGGQHDGPRPFANKLLHYHPYEPTPYSALEELFHHYEVKSSDRVVDFGCGKGRLNFYLHYFFHAEVVGVEMNESLYQAAIDNQGNYARKTKKERDQIQFHCCLAEEYEIDARDNRFYFFNPFSIQVFRKIVDNILLSVEKVVREIELVLYYPSEDYIYFLENQTSFGLKGEVQLPHLYEQNPNERFLIYRLDF; from the coding sequence ATGAAAGAACATTATTATGATAAATTATTGAACATTAAAACAAAGGGCGGCCAGCATGATGGACCCCGCCCTTTTGCGAACAAGTTGTTGCACTACCATCCCTATGAACCGACCCCATATAGTGCGTTGGAGGAGTTATTTCACCATTACGAAGTGAAAAGCAGTGATCGGGTAGTTGATTTTGGCTGTGGGAAAGGGCGGTTGAATTTTTATCTCCATTATTTTTTCCATGCGGAAGTGGTTGGGGTGGAAATGAATGAGTCGCTCTATCAGGCCGCGATTGACAATCAGGGGAATTACGCAAGGAAGACGAAAAAGGAACGGGATCAAATACAGTTTCATTGCTGCTTGGCAGAAGAGTATGAGATCGATGCAAGGGACAATCGCTTTTATTTCTTTAATCCATTTTCCATTCAGGTGTTTAGGAAGATTGTAGACAATATCCTGCTGTCGGTGGAGAAGGTGGTTCGAGAAATTGAACTGGTGTTGTATTATCCGTCTGAGGATTATATTTACTTTTTAGAAAATCAGACATCGTTTGGGTTGAAGGGGGAAGTCCAACTGCCTCATCTATATGAACAGAATCCTAATGAGAGATTTTTAATTTATCGTTTAGACTTTTAA
- a CDS encoding DUF418 domain-containing protein — MGVSNEGMVVSKRIDTLDYLRGFALMGIILVNIIPLLSVKPPSSHTLDASYWRFLYLFVEGRFYTIFTFLFGVGFYMFITRANAKGRNGHVLFLRRIAVLFIIGLIHVRFHPGEALTVYAVCGLFLLPFYNANKIVNLVFGTAMLIVLGIFSFKLFMVFPLMLLGISAGQFHVFERLSQNRKNIVLFTPIMLVLSIIGLIYQYQYAPVSFGYGSEAAVKGTQHFLNIGISIGPIVSAFYVGLLVLLVQSPFVQKVLSPLKSYGRMALTNYISQTALIYLAGNVLNLFNHITYLQTFFLCIVIYTVQFIFSVIWLRYFTYGPLEWIWRVVTYLERPPLRKPIKEYN, encoded by the coding sequence ATGGGCGTGAGTAATGAGGGAATGGTTGTAAGTAAACGGATTGATACGCTGGATTATTTGCGGGGGTTTGCTCTGATGGGAATTATTCTGGTGAATATCATCCCATTGCTTTCTGTGAAGCCGCCTTCGTCCCACACGCTAGATGCTTCTTACTGGAGGTTTTTATATTTATTTGTGGAGGGGCGCTTTTATACGATTTTCACCTTCTTGTTTGGGGTTGGCTTTTATATGTTTATTACACGAGCGAACGCAAAGGGAAGGAACGGTCATGTTTTGTTTCTGAGGCGAATCGCCGTGTTATTTATTATCGGCTTGATCCATGTCCGATTCCATCCGGGTGAAGCGTTAACGGTTTATGCCGTGTGCGGGTTGTTTCTTTTGCCTTTCTATAATGCTAATAAGATAGTGAATCTTGTGTTTGGAACTGCCATGCTTATCGTTTTAGGAATCTTTTCATTTAAATTATTTATGGTTTTTCCGCTGATGTTATTGGGGATTTCAGCAGGGCAATTTCATGTGTTTGAGCGGCTTTCTCAAAACCGTAAAAATATAGTTCTTTTCACACCTATTATGCTTGTTTTAAGTATTATTGGCCTTATCTATCAATACCAATACGCTCCGGTTTCATTTGGTTATGGTTCGGAAGCAGCTGTTAAAGGGACACAACATTTCCTTAACATTGGCATTTCAATTGGACCAATTGTTTCGGCGTTTTATGTGGGGCTCCTAGTTTTATTGGTCCAATCTCCATTTGTCCAAAAGGTATTATCTCCGTTGAAAAGCTACGGACGAATGGCGTTGACCAACTATATTTCGCAAACAGCCCTCATCTATCTGGCTGGTAATGTGCTGAACCTATTCAACCATATTACCTACCTGCAAACCTTTTTCCTTTGTATAGTGATCTACACGGTCCAGTTTATTTTCTCTGTCATCTGGCTGCGTTACTTTACGTATGGTCCATTGGAATGGATTTGGCGAGTGGTGACCTACTTGGAAAGACCACCGCTTAGAAAACCAATAAAAGAATATAACTAA
- a CDS encoding PAS domain S-box protein: MVKCFPIFGEEKESVVYNPDELMDLFLNSTADGICIVDMENRFIRINPMYTKIFGYIEEDVLGRTFEEFPNPDTVKEIMAAVKRGEAFHNMNAQRKHKDGTILDVAVSYSPFRNLKGEIIAIIAVYRDITERLNMERELKRTRELYRLITENTADMIKLYSKDKKIVYASPSHEKGIGFTPEQLIGKKAYDLILPEEIEYFDTICKEISETGEPRLFQIKIKTGTNDVIDSETTISPIHNEQGEIESFVTVGRNITDRIKNDDALRNLDRLSITGQLAAGVAHEIRNPLTSLKGFSKLLKGTTNKEKQEDYLSIIMNELDRIDMIVNEFMSLAKPQAIQFERESLHTILESTVKILHPQALLHNVQIINRYHTNEIDLLCIPHQLKQVFVNFLKNAIESMQFGGTVHIDVQKVGEKRVQIGFTDEGIGIDTEVMGYLGTPFYTTKDKGIGLGLTVSNKIIQEHNGTMKIESQLGKGTTVKVELNYI; the protein is encoded by the coding sequence ATGGTGAAGTGTTTCCCGATTTTTGGAGAAGAAAAGGAATCGGTTGTCTATAATCCTGATGAATTAATGGACCTTTTTCTTAATAGTACGGCAGATGGAATTTGTATTGTTGATATGGAGAATCGGTTTATTCGAATAAATCCTATGTATACAAAGATTTTTGGTTATATAGAAGAGGATGTTTTAGGGAGAACATTCGAAGAATTTCCCAATCCTGACACTGTTAAAGAAATAATGGCGGCAGTCAAACGTGGCGAAGCCTTTCATAATATGAACGCACAACGCAAACATAAAGACGGTACCATTCTTGATGTTGCTGTTTCCTATTCTCCTTTTCGAAATTTAAAGGGTGAAATCATTGCCATTATCGCCGTTTATCGTGATATTACTGAGCGGTTAAATATGGAAAGAGAATTGAAAAGAACGCGTGAATTGTATCGATTAATTACCGAAAATACAGCAGATATGATTAAGCTTTATTCAAAGGATAAGAAAATTGTCTATGCATCACCCTCACATGAAAAAGGGATTGGGTTTACACCGGAGCAACTGATCGGCAAAAAAGCATATGATCTTATTTTACCGGAGGAAATAGAGTATTTTGATACTATTTGTAAGGAAATATCTGAAACAGGTGAGCCCCGGCTATTTCAGATAAAAATAAAAACAGGCACTAATGATGTAATCGATTCTGAGACCACCATTTCCCCCATTCATAATGAGCAGGGGGAGATTGAATCCTTTGTTACAGTTGGTCGGAATATTACGGACAGGATAAAAAACGATGATGCGCTCCGTAATTTAGACCGCCTTTCTATCACAGGTCAATTAGCCGCCGGAGTAGCGCATGAAATTCGTAACCCATTGACTTCCTTAAAGGGGTTTTCGAAACTATTAAAGGGGACAACCAATAAGGAAAAGCAAGAGGACTATTTATCGATTATCATGAATGAACTTGATCGAATCGATATGATTGTCAACGAATTTATGTCCCTTGCCAAACCACAAGCGATTCAATTTGAGCGGGAAAGTCTACATACCATTCTTGAGAGCACGGTTAAAATTCTCCATCCACAAGCATTGCTGCATAATGTGCAAATCATAAATCGTTACCATACAAATGAGATTGATTTACTTTGTATTCCGCACCAATTGAAACAAGTTTTTGTTAACTTTTTGAAAAACGCCATTGAATCGATGCAGTTCGGCGGGACTGTACATATCGATGTGCAAAAGGTGGGGGAGAAGAGAGTCCAAATCGGATTTACCGATGAAGGTATTGGCATCGATACCGAGGTTATGGGCTATTTGGGGACACCGTTCTACACGACCAAGGATAAAGGAATTGGACTTGGCCTAACGGTCAGTAACAAAATCATCCAAGAACATAACGGCACCATGAAAATCGAAAGCCAGCTCGGTAAAGGTACCACCGTAAAGGTAGAATTGAACTATATCTAA
- a CDS encoding ribonuclease H-like YkuK family protein: MKNPPAYHHSFQNLQENDLPFEQVFERIVTFMKSDPKGNFRLMVGTDSQVHKSYTLFITGIVIQNKGNGVWACISKMKVPRKMMHLHERISLELSLTEEIVSMFTEERKNELIAVVLPHLYQGATFTMEGHIDIGAGKRNKTSEFVKEMVTRMESMGVEPKIKPNAFVASSYANRYTK; the protein is encoded by the coding sequence ATGAAGAATCCCCCGGCTTATCATCATTCGTTTCAAAATCTTCAAGAGAATGATTTGCCGTTCGAACAGGTTTTTGAACGAATTGTTACATTTATGAAAAGTGATCCGAAAGGGAATTTTCGCCTAATGGTGGGAACAGATTCACAAGTGCATAAATCATATACCCTTTTTATCACGGGCATTGTCATTCAAAATAAGGGAAATGGTGTGTGGGCATGCATTTCAAAGATGAAGGTTCCAAGGAAAATGATGCATTTACACGAGCGGATTTCTTTAGAACTCTCATTAACCGAGGAAATCGTCTCGATGTTTACGGAGGAAAGGAAAAATGAATTGATTGCGGTCGTCCTCCCTCATTTATACCAAGGGGCGACGTTTACAATGGAAGGGCATATCGATATAGGCGCAGGCAAACGAAATAAAACAAGTGAATTCGTCAAAGAAATGGTCACCCGCATGGAATCCATGGGAGTAGAACCAAAAATCAAACCCAACGCCTTCGTCGCCTCAAGCTACGCGAACCGGTACACCAAATAA
- a CDS encoding methionine/alanine import family NSS transporter small subunit, giving the protein MSASALTMMGIGMVIIWGGLAASILNVVRVSKKKS; this is encoded by the coding sequence ATGTCAGCCAGCGCATTAACAATGATGGGAATCGGAATGGTCATCATCTGGGGCGGTTTAGCAGCAAGTATCCTCAACGTTGTCAGAGTCTCAAAGAAAAAATCATAA